One region of Lampris incognitus isolate fLamInc1 chromosome 4, fLamInc1.hap2, whole genome shotgun sequence genomic DNA includes:
- the zgc:162592 gene encoding histamine H2 receptor: MSAASNFSRVADLNVSSADAQRLAELSHRPVKVCIIAVLGVLITLGNVAVLLVISSSVSGWSRNSRYLLLSLTAADSAFGLVMTPLNLWVSLLRDYSEGPDGFCHAVAFLNATIYSTCMYTLATISLERYVAVFYPLKYSSLMTRRRTLSSIAFAWCFPLFLLLPISLPHGIIDVHFSTASLVCNPSYSSNMGYSLTLNFLIFFPCSVVMTYANLRLWRAAKTQRLKLRRYDLNRRNRPDIASRVLIPVMTVYYTCWCPCMAAMMYNAISGSRVPEWMEFVVVWLPTSNGFLNCIFYFWINHSFRRKFKLVFQRVCLAPCPGLAKALGCSASPQSQFVWDNNNSLHERCSSVSSTCTLLTLAEDVHI, from the exons ATGTCCGCAGCCAGCAACTTCTCAAGGGTCGCGGACTTGAACGTGTCGAGCGCGGACGCCCAGAGGCTCGCGGAACTTTCCCATCGGCCCGTTAAAGTCTGCATCATCGCGGTGCTGGGCGTGCTGATCACGCTGGGAAACGTCGCGGTTCTGCTCGTCATCTCTTCCTCCGTGTCCGGATGGTCCAGGAACTCCCGGTACCTCCTCTTGTCTCTCACCGCCGCGGACTCCGCGTTCGGCCTGGTGATGACGCCTCTGAACCTGTGGGTGAGTCTGCTGAGGGACTACAGCGAGGGCCCAGACGGGTTCTGTCACGCCGTGGCCTTCTTGAACGCCACCATCTACTCCACCTGCATGTACACGCTGGCCACCATCAGCCTGGAGAGGTACGTTGCGGTGTTTTACCCTCTGAAGTACTCCAGTCTGATGACGCGCAGAAGGACGCTGTCCTCCATCGCATTCGCTTGGTGCTTCCCCCTGTTTCTCCTCCTGCCCATTTCGCTGCCCCACGGTATCATCGACGTGCACTTCTCCACGGCGTCGCTGGTCTGCAACCCGTCCTATTCCTCGAATATGGGATACTCCCTGACTTTGAACTTCCTCATATTTTTCCCTTGCTCCGTCGTCATGACCTACGCGAATCTGAGACTGTGGCGCGCCGCAAAGACACAGAGACTGAAGCTGCGCAGGTACGACCTGAACCGGCGCAACAGACCCGATATCGCATCCAGAGTGCTGATTCCCGTGATGACGGTCTACTACACCTGCTGGTGCCCCTGCATGGCGGCTATGATGTACAACG CCATCTCGGGTAGCAGGGTACCGGAGTGGATGGAGTTTGTAGTGGTGTGGTTGCCAACATCCAACGGTTTCCTCAACTGCATCTTCTATTTCTGGATTAATCACAGCTTCCGCAGGAAGTTCAAACTGGTCTTCCAGAGGGTTTGTCTGGCCCCCTGTCCCGGCCTGGCGAAGGCTCTCGGGTGCTCTGCCAGTCCACAGAGCCAGTTTGTCTGGGACAATAACAACAGCTTGCATGAGCGCTGCTCCAgcgtctcctccacctgcaccttgTTGACCCTGGCTGAGGATGTCCACATCTGA